Proteins encoded within one genomic window of Hermetia illucens chromosome 2, iHerIll2.2.curated.20191125, whole genome shotgun sequence:
- the LOC119649928 gene encoding proteasome subunit beta type-4: MLPFNNGFASPLWHNGPIPGGLYNFPGHNGPASQPKKDYGVQRASQPITTGTSVVGLKFDGGVVIAADNLVSYGSMARFQDVQRVFNINNKTVVGAGGDFADFQCIKRYIDQKIIDDMCYADEYEMKPKSLYNWLTRILYTKRSKFEPLWVDIVVGGVEDGVPFLGHVDLRGRSYQDDVIATGFGKHLALPLLRERTETGKPIGRDEAIALVKKCMEVLFYRDCRASPNFTISVCTKEKAEILGPFKVSQNWELAKSVEGY; encoded by the exons ATGTTGCCCTTTAACAATGGATTCGCTTCGCCTCTTTGGCATAATGGTCCAATCCCAGGAGGATTGTACAACTTCCCAGGACACAATGGACCCGCTAGTCAGCCGAAAAAGGATTACGGCGTTCAACGAGCATC GCAACCAATAACAACTGGAACCTCCGTAGTGGGACTAAAATTCGATGGTGGTGTCGTCATAGCTGCTGATAATTTGGTTTCATATGGCTCAATGGCGCGATTCCAGGATGTGCAGCGTGTTTTCAATATAAATAACAAGACCGTTGTCGGCGCTGGTGGTGACTTTGCAGATTTCCAGTGCATCAAGCGCTACATCGACCAAAAGATCATCGACGATATGTGTTACGCCGACGAATATGAAATGAAACCTAAATCGCTATATAACTGGCTGACACGCATTCTCTACACAAAAAGAAGTAAATTCGAGCCATTGTGGGTTGACATTGTGGTGGGTGGAGTGGAAGACGGCGTCCCATTCTTGGGACATGTTGATCTGCGAGGACGGTCATATCAAGACGATGTAATAGCGACTGGATTCGGAAAGCATTTGGCGTTGCCATTGTTAAGAGAAAGGACCGAAACAGGAAAACCCATTGGCAGGGATGAGGCGATAGCTTTG GTGAAGAAATGCATGGAGGTGCTCTTCTATCGGGACTGCCGTGCCTCGCCGAACTTCACGATTTCAGTATGCACAAAAGAAAAGGCGGAAATATTAGGACCATTCAAGGTTTCTCAAAATTGGGAATTGGCGAAATCGGTCGAGGGTTATTGA